The Winogradskyella schleiferi genome has a window encoding:
- a CDS encoding sigma-54-dependent transcriptional regulator gives MPKILIIEDEAAIRRVLFKILSEENDSYEVEEAQDGLEGIEKIKKEDYDLVLCDIKMPKMDGVEVLEAVKKIKPEIPMVMISGHGDLDTAVNTMRLGAFDYISKPPDLNRLLNTVRIALDRKELVVENKMLKKKVSKNYEMVGESDGIARIKDMIDKVAPTDARVLITGPNGTGKELVAHWLHQKSERSKGPMIEVNCAAIPSELIESELFGHVKGAFTSAAKDRAGKFEAANGGTIFLDEIGDMSLSAQAKVLRALQESRIQRVGSDKDIKVNVRVVAATNKNLKKEIEDGKFREDLYHRLAVILIEVPALNERRNDIPLLINYFAEKISKEQGTAKKTFSDKAVKLLQNYDWTGNIRELRNVVERLIILGEKEVSESDVKAFASK, from the coding sequence ATGCCAAAAATATTAATAATAGAAGATGAAGCTGCCATCCGCCGAGTGTTGTTTAAGATACTTTCGGAGGAAAACGATTCCTATGAAGTTGAAGAAGCACAAGACGGTTTAGAGGGCATTGAAAAAATAAAAAAGGAAGATTACGACTTGGTTCTCTGTGATATAAAGATGCCAAAAATGGATGGTGTTGAAGTACTTGAAGCCGTAAAAAAGATAAAACCAGAAATACCAATGGTTATGATATCTGGTCATGGCGATTTAGATACAGCGGTAAACACCATGCGTTTAGGAGCTTTTGATTATATCTCCAAACCACCGGATTTAAACCGATTATTAAATACAGTTAGAATTGCTTTAGACCGAAAAGAACTCGTCGTTGAAAATAAAATGCTGAAGAAGAAAGTCAGTAAAAACTACGAAATGGTCGGAGAAAGTGATGGTATTGCACGTATTAAAGATATGATTGACAAAGTGGCACCAACGGATGCTCGTGTGTTGATTACTGGACCAAACGGCACAGGAAAAGAACTCGTGGCACATTGGCTGCATCAAAAGAGCGAACGCTCTAAAGGACCAATGATTGAAGTAAATTGTGCCGCAATTCCTTCAGAATTGATAGAAAGTGAATTATTCGGACACGTAAAAGGCGCATTTACCTCGGCAGCAAAAGATAGAGCAGGTAAGTTTGAAGCCGCAAATGGAGGTACTATTTTCTTAGATGAAATTGGCGATATGAGTCTGTCGGCTCAGGCAAAAGTTTTGCGTGCCTTGCAAGAAAGTAGAATTCAACGTGTGGGAAGTGATAAGGATATTAAGGTAAATGTTAGGGTTGTCGCTGCGACAAACAAAAATCTTAAAAAGGAAATTGAAGACGGCAAATTTAGAGAAGATTTATACCACAGATTAGCCGTTATTTTAATTGAAGTGCCTGCTTTGAATGAAAGACGAAATGATATTCCACTTTTAATCAATTATTTCGCTGAAAAAATTTCTAAGGAACAAGGGACTGCAAAAAAAACATTTTCGGATAAAGCTGTGAAATTACTTCAAAATTACGATTGGACCGGGAATATTCGTGAGTTACGAAATGTGGTCGAACGTTTAATTATCTTAGGCGAAAAGGAAGTTAGTGAAAGTGATGTAAAGGCTTTTGCTTCGAAATAA
- a CDS encoding mechanosensitive ion channel family protein: MVQDIEHIEEKITESSVWKNTKEFLGMHLDIGKDISISIFDILIVITVIFITTLILRLVLRLITRNLPADDKGKFSVVYGYFRWLIYVIILLVTLHSVGVNVTAVFAASAALLIGIGLALQTLFQDIISGVFILVDQTVHVGDIIEIEGKIGRVEEIKLRTTRAVTIDNKVLIIPNHLYLENSLYNWTQNGMITRENVTVGVAYGSDVQLVKKLLLQAARTHEAVISEPEPTVVFTDFGDSSLNFKLVFTLADSFTAQHPKSDIRFEIDKLFRAHNVTIPFPQRDIHIIGKEK, translated from the coding sequence ATGGTTCAGGATATAGAACATATTGAAGAAAAGATAACTGAGAGTTCGGTTTGGAAAAATACAAAGGAATTCTTAGGAATGCATCTCGATATTGGTAAAGATATCAGTATTTCAATTTTTGATATCCTTATCGTAATTACGGTCATATTTATAACCACCTTAATTTTAAGGTTAGTGCTAAGGTTAATTACGCGGAATCTTCCAGCTGATGACAAAGGAAAATTCAGTGTAGTCTATGGCTATTTTAGATGGCTGATTTACGTCATCATTCTGTTGGTAACGTTACATAGTGTTGGTGTAAATGTAACCGCTGTTTTTGCGGCTTCTGCTGCGCTTTTAATTGGTATTGGTTTAGCACTGCAAACCTTGTTTCAAGATATTATTTCGGGTGTATTTATATTGGTAGATCAAACCGTACATGTTGGAGATATTATTGAAATTGAAGGCAAGATTGGAAGGGTCGAAGAAATAAAATTAAGAACTACAAGGGCCGTGACTATAGATAATAAAGTACTTATTATTCCTAATCATTTGTACTTGGAAAACAGCCTTTACAATTGGACCCAAAATGGTATGATTACCCGCGAAAATGTAACTGTAGGCGTAGCCTACGGAAGTGATGTGCAACTCGTAAAAAAGTTGTTGTTGCAAGCTGCAAGAACTCATGAGGCCGTTATTTCAGAACCAGAGCCAACTGTTGTTTTTACTGACTTTGGCGATAGTTCATTAAATTTTAAACTGGTATTTACATTAGCGGATAGTTTTACGGCACAACATCCAAAAAGTGATATTCGATTTGAAATTGATAAATTATTCAGAGCGCATAATGTTACCATTCCTTTTCCACAGCGCGATATTCATATTATCGGAAAGGAAAAATAA
- a CDS encoding ABC transporter permease: MNHLPLIIKREYLTKVKNKSFIVMTFLSPLIMIALIAVVAYLSQLNNDKQRTISVLDETGYLKDVFENTDNTTYSNLKGLSFDDAIELVKEKEDYGLLYVTSVDTSDVFSNNLKFYSEESPSISIISGLEQKIEKRLRDIKLQKDGVTLAQIEASRTDIEIAQESFEGEKTSKIDNIVKLAFGGAAGYLLFMFIIIYGNMIMRSVIEEKTSRIIEVIISSVKPIQLMMGKIIGTSLAGITQFAIWVILGGVLLIVVSSIFGIDLTQVNTPQQEMMNQAMQADGAQAMAENLIAAIGNLPITNLIIAFMFFFIGGYLLYSSLYAAIGAAVDNETDTQQFMLPILMPLILAVYVGVFTVIEDPHGTVSTVFSFIPLTSPVVMLMRIPFGVPIWQQGLSLLLLIGTFIFAVWFAAKIYRVGILMYGKKPTYKELFKWLKY; the protein is encoded by the coding sequence ATGAATCATTTACCATTAATTATAAAGCGCGAGTATCTTACTAAAGTGAAGAACAAATCATTTATTGTAATGACGTTTTTAAGTCCTCTAATAATGATTGCACTCATTGCGGTCGTGGCTTATTTGTCGCAATTAAATAACGATAAGCAGCGCACCATTTCGGTATTGGACGAAACAGGTTATTTAAAGGATGTGTTTGAGAATACCGATAATACAACTTATTCCAATTTAAAAGGTCTAAGTTTTGACGATGCAATAGAACTTGTTAAAGAAAAAGAAGATTATGGATTGCTTTATGTAACTAGTGTTGATACGTCAGATGTGTTTTCAAATAACTTAAAATTTTATTCAGAAGAATCCCCTTCCATAAGCATTATATCTGGATTAGAACAAAAGATTGAAAAGCGTTTAAGAGATATAAAGCTTCAAAAAGATGGCGTCACACTTGCCCAGATTGAAGCGTCTAGAACAGATATCGAAATTGCCCAAGAGAGTTTTGAAGGTGAAAAGACTTCGAAAATAGATAATATTGTGAAACTTGCATTTGGAGGTGCGGCCGGTTATTTATTATTCATGTTTATCATTATTTATGGAAATATGATAATGCGGAGTGTTATTGAGGAAAAAACAAGTCGGATTATTGAAGTCATTATTTCATCGGTTAAACCCATTCAGTTAATGATGGGGAAAATAATAGGCACATCACTGGCAGGTATCACCCAATTCGCTATTTGGGTAATTTTGGGAGGGGTTTTATTGATAGTGGTATCTTCAATTTTCGGAATCGATTTAACCCAAGTCAATACACCGCAACAGGAAATGATGAACCAAGCGATGCAAGCGGACGGCGCACAAGCTATGGCAGAGAATTTAATAGCTGCCATTGGGAATTTACCAATAACTAATCTTATCATAGCGTTTATGTTTTTCTTCATTGGAGGTTATTTGCTTTATAGCTCTCTTTATGCAGCAATTGGTGCTGCAGTGGATAACGAAACAGATACACAGCAATTTATGCTACCCATCCTTATGCCATTAATTCTAGCGGTTTATGTTGGTGTCTTTACGGTTATTGAAGATCCACATGGTACCGTTTCAACGGTGTTTTCATTTATTCCGTTGACATCTCCTGTAGTTATGCTTATGCGAATTCCATTTGGTGTACCGATATGGCAGCAAGGTTTATCCTTATTGCTTTTGATAGGTACATTTATTTTTGCGGTTTGGTTTGCGGCTAAAATCTACCGTGTAGGTATTTTAATGTACGGTAAAAAACCGACTTATAAGGAACTATTTAAATGGTTGAAATATTAA
- a CDS encoding ABC transporter ATP-binding protein, with translation MNDLLVANSVSKNFGKFKALNQVSIAVPKGSIFGLLGPNGAGKTTLIRIINQITMPDEGTVHLDGQPLKPEHIRDIGYLPEERGLYKSMKVGEQCLYLAQLKGLSKSEARMRLKYWFEKLEIGDWWNKKIQELSKGQAQKIQFIVTVLHQPKLLIFDEPFSGFDPINANLIKDEILQLRDEGATVIFSTHRMESVEELCDHIALIHKSNKVLDGKLNDIKRQYKTNTFEVGLQSLNREKVLSEIQNTFEVLPATFKNLNDDIKLNIKLGEQTSPNDLLSFLTSKAEVHHFMEVVPSASDIFIQTVQNN, from the coding sequence ATGAATGACTTATTAGTTGCTAATTCCGTTTCTAAAAATTTCGGAAAATTTAAAGCACTAAATCAAGTATCTATAGCTGTGCCAAAAGGTAGTATCTTTGGTTTGCTCGGTCCAAATGGCGCAGGAAAAACCACGCTGATACGTATTATCAATCAAATCACAATGCCAGACGAGGGGACTGTCCATTTAGATGGTCAGCCGTTGAAACCAGAACATATTAGGGATATTGGCTATTTACCAGAAGAGCGCGGATTGTATAAGTCCATGAAAGTTGGCGAACAATGCCTGTATCTAGCGCAATTAAAAGGCTTGAGTAAATCTGAAGCACGGATGCGGTTAAAATACTGGTTCGAGAAGTTAGAGATTGGTGACTGGTGGAACAAGAAAATTCAAGAATTAAGTAAAGGACAAGCACAAAAAATACAGTTCATCGTCACGGTTTTGCATCAGCCAAAATTATTGATATTTGATGAACCATTTTCGGGTTTCGACCCCATAAATGCGAATTTGATAAAAGATGAAATCTTACAGTTAAGAGATGAAGGTGCAACGGTAATTTTTTCAACACATCGAATGGAATCCGTTGAAGAACTTTGTGACCATATTGCCTTGATCCATAAGTCCAATAAGGTATTGGATGGAAAATTAAATGATATAAAACGTCAATATAAAACCAACACATTTGAAGTTGGGTTACAATCTTTGAATAGAGAAAAGGTATTATCTGAAATTCAAAATACGTTCGAAGTGCTTCCGGCAACCTTTAAGAATTTGAATGATGATATTAAATTGAATATTAAATTGGGAGAACAGACTTCGCCAAATGATTTACTCTCATTTCTAACCTCAAAAGCAGAGGTACATCACTTTATGGAAGTGGTTCCTTCCGCTAGCGATATTTTTATTCAAACTGTACAAAATAATTAA
- the dnaJ gene encoding molecular chaperone DnaJ encodes MKEDYYDILGISKGASDAEIKKAYRKMALKHHPDKNPDDKEAEEKFKKAAEAYEVLSNADKKARYDQFGHQAFEGNGGFGGGGMNMDDIFSQFGDIFGGAFGGGGGGFSGFGGGGRQRVVKGSNLRIRVTLSLEDVANGVEKKIKVKRKVQAPGTTYKTCSTCNGSGQVTRVTNTILGRMQTATACPTCGGAGQSIDKKPSDADANGLKVSEETVTVKIPAGVVDGMQLKVTGKGNDAPGNGIAGDLLVAIQEEDHPTLKREGDNLHYDMYVSIPDAVLGNSKEIDTVTGKVRIKIEPGVQSGKILRLRGKGIPSINGYGKGDLLVHVNVWTPKTLNKKQKAFFESMKEDEHFEPKPESSDKSFFEKVKDMFS; translated from the coding sequence ATGAAAGAAGATTATTACGACATATTAGGAATTAGTAAAGGAGCATCTGATGCCGAAATTAAAAAAGCCTATCGAAAGATGGCTTTAAAGCATCATCCCGATAAAAATCCTGATGACAAAGAAGCAGAAGAAAAGTTCAAAAAAGCGGCTGAGGCTTACGAAGTTTTAAGTAATGCCGATAAAAAGGCACGTTACGACCAATTTGGCCATCAAGCCTTTGAAGGAAATGGAGGCTTCGGCGGTGGCGGAATGAACATGGATGATATCTTCAGTCAGTTCGGAGATATTTTTGGAGGCGCTTTCGGTGGTGGAGGCGGAGGCTTCAGCGGTTTCGGTGGAGGCGGCAGACAACGTGTTGTTAAAGGAAGCAATTTACGGATTCGCGTTACTTTATCCTTAGAAGATGTGGCGAATGGTGTAGAAAAGAAGATAAAAGTAAAACGAAAAGTTCAAGCGCCAGGAACTACCTATAAAACCTGCAGTACTTGTAATGGTTCAGGTCAGGTAACTAGAGTGACCAATACCATTTTAGGAAGAATGCAAACTGCAACTGCTTGTCCAACGTGTGGAGGAGCTGGCCAGAGTATAGATAAAAAACCTTCTGATGCTGATGCCAATGGATTGAAAGTTTCGGAAGAAACCGTAACCGTTAAAATACCAGCTGGTGTAGTGGATGGTATGCAACTTAAGGTAACAGGTAAAGGCAATGATGCACCAGGTAATGGTATTGCTGGTGATTTATTAGTCGCAATTCAAGAAGAAGATCACCCAACCTTAAAGCGAGAAGGGGATAATTTGCATTACGATATGTACGTTAGTATACCAGATGCTGTTCTAGGAAACTCCAAGGAGATTGACACAGTAACCGGAAAAGTGAGAATAAAAATTGAACCAGGCGTGCAGTCTGGTAAAATATTAAGATTGCGTGGTAAAGGAATCCCTAGCATCAATGGTTATGGTAAAGGGGATTTGTTAGTGCATGTAAATGTTTGGACACCAAAGACTTTGAATAAAAAACAGAAGGCGTTTTTTGAAAGTATGAAGGAGGACGAGCATTTTGAGCCTAAACCAGAGAGCTCTGATAAATCTTTTTTTGAAAAAGTAAAAGATATGTTTTCATAA
- a CDS encoding nucleotide exchange factor GrpE: MSKKDKDSKVEDPQVKDQTTTTAEAEADAPKEIRSPEEQLQDQLVAEKDKFMRLFAEFENYKKRTTKERIELFKTASQDVMVSMLPILDDFERALMHIEDDKEAEELRKGVLLIYNKLVNTLEQKGLSKIEIKQGDTFNADEHEAITQIPAPNEELKGKIIDVVERGYKLGDKVIRFPKVVIGQ; the protein is encoded by the coding sequence ATGAGTAAAAAAGATAAAGACAGTAAGGTTGAAGATCCTCAAGTTAAAGATCAAACAACGACCACAGCAGAAGCAGAAGCGGATGCTCCAAAAGAAATAAGATCTCCAGAAGAACAATTGCAAGATCAATTGGTCGCTGAGAAAGATAAATTTATGCGTTTGTTCGCAGAATTTGAAAACTATAAAAAGCGAACGACTAAAGAGCGTATAGAATTATTTAAAACAGCGAGCCAAGATGTTATGGTGTCAATGTTGCCTATTTTAGATGATTTTGAGCGCGCCTTAATGCATATTGAAGATGATAAAGAAGCTGAGGAATTAAGAAAAGGGGTGTTGTTAATTTACAACAAGTTAGTGAACACTCTTGAGCAAAAAGGTTTATCGAAGATTGAGATCAAACAAGGAGACACGTTCAATGCCGATGAGCATGAAGCGATAACTCAAATTCCTGCGCCTAATGAAGAATTAAAAGGAAAAATAATCGATGTTGTTGAACGTGGTTATAAATTGGGTGATAAGGTCATTCGATTTCCGAAAGTAGTTATTGGCCAATAA
- a CDS encoding YceI family protein yields MKTYFLQIFTLVALISFSSCGEKAKEAETKDAKEAAVAKETAVTYMVNTDNSTIHWTGSKPTGTHNGTIAIKEGQFSLTDGSIESGNFTIDMNSIVVNDIPAEDEKNAELTGHLKSADFFNVESHPAAMFEVTGMSTVDGKTMLSGNLTLKEKTNNISIPVSTEMKDGMMTLTSETFTIDRSKWNVEYGSKSFFDNLGDKFISDDIELKVDVVASKA; encoded by the coding sequence ATGAAAACTTATTTTTTACAAATTTTTACACTAGTTGCTTTAATTTCATTTTCAAGCTGTGGCGAAAAAGCAAAAGAAGCGGAAACAAAAGATGCTAAAGAGGCTGCTGTGGCAAAAGAAACGGCAGTAACTTACATGGTAAACACCGACAACTCCACCATACATTGGACAGGATCTAAGCCAACCGGAACTCACAATGGTACTATTGCTATTAAGGAAGGACAATTTAGCCTTACAGATGGTTCTATTGAAAGTGGTAATTTTACAATTGACATGAATAGTATTGTGGTTAATGATATACCTGCTGAAGACGAAAAGAATGCGGAATTAACAGGTCACTTAAAAAGTGCTGACTTTTTTAACGTAGAATCACATCCTGCGGCTATGTTTGAAGTCACTGGCATGTCTACCGTTGATGGAAAAACGATGCTTTCTGGTAACTTAACACTAAAAGAAAAAACCAATAATATTAGTATTCCAGTAAGTACTGAAATGAAAGATGGAATGATGACACTAACAAGTGAGACTTTCACCATTGACCGTTCTAAGTGGAATGTAGAATATGGGTCTAAATCATTTTTTGATAATTTAGGTGATAAATTCATTAGTGACGATATTGAACTGAAAGTAGATGTAGTGGCTAGTAAAGCTTAA
- a CDS encoding DUF5723 family protein: MKYTKLLTAFLFLLSLNLSFAQSYVGHSIDNYSGVHGVIYNPANIVGSKVKADINLVSASIFGGSDYFGINISDIINSDGGFDFEDDAETFSSNANNFFFNADILGPSFMFNLSEKSSIGIISRVRANLNINNINGELYEAVADDFDSDDDFDFDSQNLNGTIHAWAEVGLTYGRILIDQPNHLLKGGVTIKYLQGAGSVFMSSPGLQGNYDASAETLDSQGELNYGVTHDVDGEDDFDFSSLTAGFGFDVGFSYQWNSKTDTDSLLNYQKPYKLKVGVSVTDIGSISYDEAVINNYDLNANVSTANYEEDVEDFLESNYNGVETRETAKINLPTALHLLVDYRLAKKWFVSAQANLSMVKKNADLSTSVINTVTVAPRLETKWFSFYAPLSFREYGDVSFGGGIRLGPLTVGSGSIFTNLLSDSSKTTDVYLGLKIPLYR, translated from the coding sequence ATGAAGTATACTAAACTCTTAACCGCTTTTTTATTTTTATTATCGCTTAATCTGTCTTTCGCCCAAAGCTACGTTGGTCATTCCATAGATAATTATTCAGGAGTGCATGGCGTCATTTATAATCCGGCTAATATTGTAGGATCTAAAGTAAAAGCTGATATCAACCTTGTTTCTGCCAGTATTTTTGGTGGCAGTGATTATTTTGGTATAAATATCAGTGACATTATAAATTCCGATGGTGGATTTGATTTTGAAGATGACGCAGAAACATTTTCCAGTAATGCCAATAACTTTTTCTTTAATGCAGATATACTTGGACCTTCCTTTATGTTCAATTTGAGCGAAAAAAGTAGCATCGGAATTATTAGTAGAGTAAGGGCAAATCTAAACATTAATAATATAAACGGTGAGCTCTATGAAGCTGTTGCAGACGATTTTGATTCTGATGATGATTTTGATTTTGATTCCCAAAATCTTAACGGTACCATTCACGCTTGGGCAGAAGTAGGGTTAACCTATGGACGAATACTTATAGATCAACCAAATCATCTTTTAAAAGGTGGTGTGACTATAAAATATCTTCAAGGTGCAGGGAGTGTATTTATGAGCAGTCCAGGATTACAGGGTAATTATGACGCTTCTGCAGAAACACTTGATAGTCAAGGAGAATTAAATTATGGCGTAACCCATGATGTTGACGGAGAGGATGATTTTGACTTTAGTAGCCTAACTGCAGGCTTTGGCTTTGATGTTGGCTTTTCATACCAATGGAATTCTAAGACTGATACAGACAGTTTACTTAATTACCAGAAGCCTTACAAATTGAAAGTAGGCGTGTCGGTTACGGATATTGGATCCATAAGTTACGACGAGGCTGTTATCAATAACTATGATCTGAATGCTAATGTCAGTACAGCAAATTACGAAGAGGACGTCGAAGATTTTTTAGAATCTAATTATAACGGCGTAGAAACTAGGGAAACGGCAAAAATAAATCTACCTACAGCTTTGCATTTGCTTGTAGATTACAGATTGGCCAAAAAATGGTTTGTGAGTGCACAAGCCAATTTATCCATGGTTAAGAAAAACGCAGATTTAAGTACGTCCGTAATTAATACAGTGACCGTTGCACCACGATTAGAGACGAAATGGTTTAGCTTTTATGCCCCATTGAGTTTTAGGGAATATGGAGATGTTTCATTTGGAGGCGGTATTCGTTTAGGGCCTTTAACAGTTGGGTCTGGTTCGATTTTTACAAACTTGTTATCCGACAGTTCTAAAACTACAGATGTGTATTTGGGCTTAAAGATTCCGCTCTATAGATAA